One part of the Dioscorea cayenensis subsp. rotundata cultivar TDr96_F1 chromosome 2, TDr96_F1_v2_PseudoChromosome.rev07_lg8_w22 25.fasta, whole genome shotgun sequence genome encodes these proteins:
- the LOC120275262 gene encoding putative receptor-like protein kinase At3g47110 → MNFPFVYHSATFLLLFATHAMQSSSSNILTDKEALLSLKALITDPSNSLSSWNETTTVCKWHGVSCNRAQQRVSGLDLQGLGLQGSISPHIGNLSSLTFLNLQDNQLSGTIPSQLGSLSSLNILNISSNFINGLIPQTILNCYELTVLDLSNNLITGSIPQNLKLLSKLQIMKLGKNKLNGVIPNSIGNISSLTFLDLGTNTLTGSIPNELGHLYKLQHLELSINNLTGTVPPSLYNVSSLAFFALSANNLHGEIPADVGFTLPNLIFFHLCMNEFTGLIPPSLHNVTKIQSIRLSYNFLDGSVPPGLNMLYELTMYKIGYNRLVSTDTNVLHFITSLANCSKLKFLAFDGNFFEGVIPDTVGNLSTSLSSLYMGENHIFGSIPKSIGQLTCLTLLNVSQNLISGEIPEEISKLSELQELLLSGNEIQGSIPAALGSLTKLINLDLSDNSLAGTIPSTFSNYQSLQSLDLSNNKLNASIPTEIFSISSLSSSLNLSRNLLSGPLPEEIERLENVVAIDFSDNLLSGDIPESMGNCHSLQVLSLSNNSFTGFIPEQISNLKGLQSLDLSSNQLSGSIPSDLGKLGGLQFLNLSFNDLQGVIPNEGIFKNPSRFHLQGNSKLCNSSSPSWCQQSCKCGGKIRFPIIIVICVNVFVLVIVAWIVFTRTRRRKNPAKVSANSNSNTNTFKSLHPLISYEKLLRSTENFSTSHLIGTGSFGSVFEGVLSDGMMIAIKVLNLATDGAARSFLAECEALKNAKHRNLVKLITSCSSIDFENRDFIALVYEFMRGGSLEDLIHGARELSVLDRLNIAMDVASALDYLHNDCQPPVVHCDLKPSNVLLDENMNAKVGDFGLANLMVDQEPSSSTNWIKGSIGYIPPEYGYGGRVSTRGDVYSYGVMLLELVTGKRPTNEVFQQGLSLEKWVRMAFPDRIMEVIDPKLVATYELTTNGGLMISSEKQEVYMISMVGVGLACATDTPETRIGMRDVMHQLNDIKDTLIHEALSN, encoded by the exons ATGAATTTCCCATTTGTTTATCACTCTGCTACtttccttcttctctttgcAACCCATGCAATGCAATCATCCTCATCAAACATCCTCACAGACAAAGAAGCTTTACTATCACTGAAAGCTCTCATCACTGATCCTTCAAATTCACTATCTTCATGGAATGAAACCACAACAGTGTGCAAATGGCATGGAGTCTCCTGCAACAGAGCACAACAGAGAGTCTCTGGGCTAGACCTGCAAGGCCTTGGACTGCAAGGCTCCATAAGTCCTCATATTGGCAACCTATCCTCTCTCACCTTCCTAAATCTTCAAGATAACCAACTTTCAGGTACCATTCCTTCTCAACTTGGTTCTCTCTCCTCTTTAAACATCCTCAACAtaagctccaacttcatcaatGGCCTCATCCCACAAACCATACTCAACTGCTATGAACTCACTGTCCTTGATTTGTCTAACAACCTCATCACAGGTAGTATCCCTCAAAACCTTAAATTACTGTCAAAGCTTCAGATCATGAAGTTAGGAAAGAATAAGTTAAATGGAGTTATCCCAAATTCCATAGGAAACATTTCATCTCTTACCTTTCTGGACTTGGGCACCAACACACTCACTGGTTCCATACCAAATGAGTTGGGACATCTCTACAAACTTCAACACCTGGAACTCTCCATAAACAACCTCACCGGAACTGTCCCTCCATCTTTATACAATGTTTCTTCACTTGCTTTCTTTGCTCTATCGGCAAACAATTTGCATGGTGAGATCCCTGCTGATGTTGGATTTACACTTCCAAATCTCATTTTCTTTCACTTGTGCATGAATGAGTTCACCGGTCTGATACCACCTTCACTTCACAATGTCACAAAGATCCAAAGCATCAGACTGTCCTATAACTTTCTTGATGGCTCAGTTCCTCCAGGATTGAACATGCTCTACGAGCTCACCATGTATAAAATTGGCTACAATAGACTCGTTTCCACTGATACTAATGTCCTGCATTTTATCACCTCCTTGGCAAATTGTTCCAAGCTTAAATTCCTTGCTTTTGATGGCAATTTTTTTGAAGGGGTGATTCCAGATACTGTGGGTAATTTGTCCACCAGCCTTTCGAGTTTATACATGGGTGAGAATCATATCTTCGGTAGCATTCCAAAATCCATAGGTCAACTTACATGCTTGACATTACTGAACGTGAGCCAGAACTTGATTTCTGGTGAAATTCCAGAAGAGATCAGCAAACTCAGTGAGCTTCAAGAGTTGTTGCTGTCTGGAAACGAAATCCAAGGCTCAATTCCAGCAGCTCTCGGTAGCCTAACCAAACTCATCAATCTTGATTTGTCTGATAACAGTCTTGCAGGAACAATACCTTCTACTTTTTCCAACTACCAAAGTCTGCAATCACTAGACCTTTCTAACAACAAACTGAATGCAAGTATTCCAACAGAGATCTTTTCCATTTCTAGTCTCAGCTCCTCACTGAATCTTTCAAGGAACCTACTTTCGGGACCTCTGCCAGAAGAGATAGAGAGATTGGAGAATGTTGTTGCCATTGATTTTTCCGATAACTTGTTATCTGGTGATATTCCTGAATCCATGGGGAATTGTCATAGCTTGCAAGTTCTTTCCTTGTCCAACAACTCATTCACAGGGTTTATACCTGAGCAAATCTCCAATTTGAAAGGTTTGCAGAGTCTTGACCTTTCTTCCAACCAACTCTCAGGGAGTATTCCTAGTGATCTCGGAAAACTTGGAGGTCTCCAATTCTTGAACCTCTCATTCAATGATCTTCAAGGAGTGATACCAAATGAAGGCATTTTTAAAAATCCCTCTCGTTTTCATCTCCAAGGAAACAGTAAGCTTTGCAATTCATCTTCACCAAGCTGGTGCCAACAAAGTTGCAAATGTGGAGGGAAGATAAGATTTCCAATAATTATCGTAATTTGTGTCAATGTGTTCGTTCTTGTGATTGTGGCATGGATAGTATTTAccagaacaagaagaagaaaaaacccAGCAAAAGTCTCTGCAAACTCGAACTCAAACACAAATACATTCAAAAGCCTACACCCTCTAATTTCCTATGAAAAGCTCCTCCGGTCAACTGAAAACTTCAGCACCAGCCATCTTATAGGCACCGGAAGCTTTGGCTCTGTCTTTGAAGGTGTTCTTAGTGATGGCATGATGATCGCCATCAAAGTATTGAATCTTGCAACTGATGGAGCTGCCCGGAGCTTCCTGGCCGAATGCGAAGCTCTGAAGAACGCAAAGCATCGTAATCTAGTGAAATTGATAACATCTTGCTCAAGTATAGACTTTGAGAACAGAGACTTCATTGCATTAGTTTATGAGTTCATGAGGGGTGGAAGCTTGGAGGATCTCATTCATGGAGCAAGAGAGCTAAGCGTACTTGATAGGTTGAACATTGCCATGGATGTAGCAAGTGCATTGGATTATCTTCACAATGACTGCCAGCCTCCAGTGGTGCACTGTGACCTGAAGCCAAGCAATGTATTGTTGGATGAAAACATGAACGCAAAGGTTGGAGACTTTGGATTGGCAAATCTGATGGTTGACCAGGAGCCAAGTTCTTCTACCAATTGGATCAAAGGTTCTATTGGATACATACCTCCTG AGTATGGCTACGGAGGAAGAGTATCAACCAGAGGAGATGTTTATAGTTATGGAGTCATGCTACTTGAGCTTGTCACAGGGAAGAGACCAACCAATGAGGTCTTTCAACAGGGCTTGAGTTTAGAGAAATGGGTACGCATGGCATTCCCTGATAGAATCATGGAGGTCATAGACCCTAAACTTGTTGCCACCTATGAACTGACAACTAATGGAGGGTTGATGATAAGCTCAGAGAAGCAGGAAGTGTACATGATCTCCATGGTTGGGGTTGGGTTGGCATGTGCAACAGACACACCTGAAACTCGAATTGGCATGAGAGATGTCATGCATCAACTCAATGACATCAAGGATACTCTTATACATGAAGCCTTGTCTAATTAA
- the LOC120280896 gene encoding uncharacterized protein LOC120280896: MRPICPRARWWGWYVTSFMSGNWLRPSVAGCFGLHDDSLFEAEAVALKSILQYLHQNNLKPRQMFITHEELARTIKHGVLLPCWRTTNLLVNIGAMMMILGDIQLHTIPKRWAKASSGLAVHGRNLHELTLFHQGCELPKWIMKVISGFGSSLLIVSSFLCLASFSFLSLYLLAFACLNPCS; the protein is encoded by the exons atgcggccgatctgtccGCGGGCCCGGTGGTGGGGCTGGTACGTGACAAGTTTCATGTCAGGGAATTGGCTTAGGCCCTCTGTGGCTG GTTGCTTTGGTCTACATGATGATTCTTTATTTGAAGCAGAGGCTGTGGCGTTGAAATCAATTCTTCAATATCTACATCAAAACAATTTGAAGCCTAGGCAAATGTTCATCACCCATGAGGAGTTAGCAAGAACTATTAAGCATGGGGTGCTTCTTCCATGTTGGAGAACCACAAATTTGTTGGTGAATATTGGTGCCATGATGATGATTCTGGGAGACATTCAGCTGCATACCATTCCAAAACGTTGGGCCAAGGCTTCTTCTGGTTTAGCTGTTCACGGCCGTAATTTACATGAGTTGACTCTATTTCATCAAGGCTGTGAGCTTCCAAAATGGATCATGAAAGTTATTTCAGGCTTTGGGTCTTCACTTCTAATAGTTTCCAGTTTTTTGTGTTTAGCCAGTTTCTCTTTTCTGAGTCTTTATCTTTTAGCTTTTGCTTGTTTAAATCCTTGCTCTTAG
- the LOC120275268 gene encoding putative receptor-like protein kinase At3g47110, whose amino-acid sequence MIPQVHYLHGMKPQQFCKWHGVSCNRAQQRVSGLDLQGLGLQGSISPQIGNLSFLTFLNLQDNQLSGTIPSQLGSLSSLNILNISSNLINGLIPQTILNCHELTVLDLSNNLITGSIPENLESLSKLQIMKLGQNRLNGVIPNSIGNISSLTFLDLGTNTLTGSIPNELGHLHKLQHLELSINNLIGTVPPSLYNISSLVFFALASNNLHGQIPADVGFTLPNLILFHFCFNEFTGPLPPSLHNVTKIQSIRMSHNFLDGTVPPGLNMLSELTMYNIGYNRLVSTEANGLDLITSLTNSSKLAFLAFDDNFFEGVIPDTVGNLSTRLSSLYMGENHIFGSIPKSIGQLTSLTLLNVSQNSISGEIPEEISKLSKLQKLLLSGNQIQGSIPAALGSLTKLINLDLSDNSLAGTIPSTFSNYQSLQSLDLSNNKLNGSIPTEIFSISSLSSLLNLSRNLLSGPLPEEIGGLENVVAIDFSDNLLSGDIPKSVGNCRSLQVLSMSNNSFTGFIPEQISNLKGLQSLDLSSNQLSGSIPSDLGKLGGLQFLNLSFNDLQGVIPNEGIFKNASRIHLQGNSKLCSSSSSNWCQQQSTKHGKKISTSHLIIILVAICVAVFVLVIVAWIVFIRTTRRKNTAKVSANSNSNTNIFNGLHPLISYEELFRSTENFSTSNLIGTGSFGSVFKGVLGDGMTIAIKVLNLATHGAARSFLAECEALKNAKHRNLVKLITSCSSIDFENRDFIALVYEFMSGGSLEDLIHGARELSILDRLNIAMDVTSAVDYLHNDCQPPVVHCDLKPCNVLLDEDMNIAKVGDFGLAKLMVDQEPSSSTNWIKGSIGYIPPEYGYGVRASTRGDVYSYGVMLLELLTGKRPTNEVFQQGLSLEKWVRMAFPDRIMEVMDPKLVTSYELITNGGLMISTEKQEGCVISMVRVGLACATDSPEARIGMRDVIQQLKDIKDNLMKPEVDFNVV is encoded by the exons ATGATCCCACAAGTTCACTATCTTCATGGAATGAAACCACAACAGTTTTGCAAATGGCATGGAGTCTCCTGTAACAGAGCACAGCAGAGAGTCTCTGGACTAGACCTGCAAGGCCTTGGACTGCAAGGTTCAATAAGTCCTCAAATTGGCAACCTATCCTTTCTCACCTTCCTAAATCTTCAAGACAACCAACTCTCTGGTACCATTCCTTCTCAACTTGGCTCTCTCTCCTCTTTAAACATCCTTAACATAAGCTCCAACCTCATCAATGGCCTTATCCCACAAACCATACTCAACTGCCATGAACTCACTGTCCTTGATTTGTCTAACAACCTCATCACAGGAAGTATCCCTGAAAATCTTGAGTCACTGTCAAAGCTTCAAATCATGAAGTTAGGACAGAATAGGTTAAATGGAGTTATCCCAAATTCCATAGGAAACATTTCATCTCTTACCTTTCTAGACTTGGGCACCAACACACTCACTGGTTCCATACCAAATGAGTTGGGACATCTCCACAAACTTCAACACCTGGAACTCTCCATAAACAACCTCATTGGAACAGTCCCTCCATCTTTATACAATATTTCTTCACTTGTTTTCTTTGCTCTAGCATCAAACAATTTGCATGGTCAGATCCCTGCTGATGTTGGTTTTACTCTTCCAAATCTCATTCTCTTTCACTTCTGCTTCAATGAATTCACCGGTCCGTTACCACCTTCACTTCACAATGTCACAAAGATCCAAAGCATCAGAATGTCCCATAACTTTCTTGATGGCACAGTTCCTCCAGGACTGAACATGCTCTCCGAGCTCACCATGTATAACATTGGCTACAATAGACTTGTTTCCACCGAAGCTAATGGCCTGGATCTTATCACCTCCTTGACAAACAGTTCCAAGCTTGCATTCCTTGCCTTTGATGACAATTTTTTTGAAGGGGTGATCCCAGACACTGTGGGTAATTTGTCCACCAGACTTTCAAGTTTATACATGGGTGAGAATCATATCTTTGGTAGCATACCAAAATCAATAGGTCAACTCACAAGCTTGACATTACTGAACGTGAGCCAGAACTCGATTTCTGGTGAAATCCCAGAAGAGATCAGCAAACTCAGTAAACTTCAGAAGCTGTTGTTGTCTGGAAACCAAATCCAAGGCTCGATTCCAGCAGCTCTCGGTAGCCTAACCAAACTCATCAATCTTGATTTGTCTGATAACAGTCTTGCAGGAACAATACCTTCTACTTTTTCCAACTACCAAAGTCTGCAATCACTAGACCTTTCTAACAATAAACTGAATGGAAGTATTCCAACAGAGATCTTTTCCATTTCCAGTCTCAGCTCCTTACTGAATCTTTCAAGGAACCTACTTTCAGGCCCTCTGCCAGAAGAGATAGGGGGATTGGAGAATGTTGTCGCCATTGATTTTTCCGATAATTTGTTATCTGGTGATATTCCTAAATCCGTGGGGAATTGTCGTAGCTTGCAAGTTCTTTCCATGTCCAACAACTCATTCACAGGGTTTATACCTGAGCAAATCTCCAATTTGAAAGGTTTACAGAGTCTTGACCTTTCTTCCAACCAACTCTCAGGGAGTATTCCTAGTGATCTCGGAAAACTTGGAGGTCTCCAATTCTTGAACCTCTCATTCAATGATCTTCAAGGAGTGATACCAAATGAAGGCATTTTTAAAAATGCGTCTCGTATTCATCTCCAAGGAAATAGTAAGCTTTGCAGTTCATCTTCATCAAACTGGTGCCAGCAGCAAAGCACAAAACATGGAAAGAAGATAAGTACTTCACATCTCATCATCATTCTTGTTGCAATTTGTGTCGCTGTCTTTGTTCTTGTGATTGTGGCATGGATAGTGTTTATtagaacaacaagaagaaaaaatacagCAAAAGTCTCTGCAAACTCGAACTCAAACACAAACATATTCAATGGCCTACACCCTCTGATTTCCTATGAAGAGCTTTTTCGGTCAACTGAAAACTTCAGCACCAGCAATCTTATAGGCACTGGAAGCTTTGGCTCTGTCTTTAAAGGTGTTCTTGGTGATGGCATGACGATCGCCATCAAAGTATTGAATCTCGCAACTCATGGAGCTGCCAGGAGCTTCCTGGCCGAATGCGAAGCTCTGAAGAACGCAAAGCATCGGAATCTAGTGAAATTGATAACATCTTGCTCCAGTATAGACTTTGAGAACAGAGACTTCATTGCATTAGTTTATGAGTTCATGAGTGGTGGAAGCTTGGAGGATCTCATTCATGGAGCAAGAGAGCTAAGCATACTTGACAGGTTGAACATTGCCATGGATGTAACTAGCGCAGTAGATTATCTACATAATGACTGCCAACCTCCAGTGGTGCACTGTGACCTGAAGCCATGCAATGTATTGTTGGATGAAGACATGAATATTGCAAAGGTTGGAGACTTTGGATTGGCAAAGTTGATGGTTGATCAGGAGCCAAGTTCTTCTACCAATTGGATCAAAGGTTCTATCGGATACATACCTCCTG AGTATGGGTACGGAGTAAGAGCATCAACCAGAGGAGATGTTTATAGTTATGGAGTCATGTTACTTGAGCTTCTAACAGGGAAGAGACCAACCAATGAAGTCTTTCAACAGGGCTTGAGTTTAGAGAAATGGGTACGCATGGCATTCCCTGATAGAATCATGGAGGTCATGGACCCTAAACTTGTTACCAGCTATGAACTGATAACTAATGGAGGGTTGATGATAAGCACAGAGAAGCAGGAAGGGTGTGTGATCTCCATGGTTAGGGTTGGGTTGGCATGCGCCACGGACTCACCTGAAGCTCGCATTGGCATGAGAGATGTCATCCAACAACTCAAGGACATCAAGGACAATCTTATGAAGCCAGAGGTTGATTTTAACGTGGTCTAA
- the LOC120275276 gene encoding receptor kinase-like protein Xa21 codes for MDGNHIFGSIPKSVGQLTSLTSLNINHNLISSEIPAEFSRLSKLQILLLAGNQIQGPIPAVLGNLSEITVLDLSGNILGRSIPATFANYQRLQSLDLSNNKFNGSIPKEIFSISSLSSLLNLSRNQLSGRLPEEIERMENVVIVDLSDNLLSGDIPESIGKCHSLQVFSMSNNSFTGFIPEQISNLKGLQSLDLSSNQLSGIIPSDLGKLGGLQFLNLSFNDLQGVIPNEGIFKNASSVHLQGNSKLCNLSSPNWCQQSSKGGGKKNTSRLIVLFVVIFFVTCSMLVLVVWLVFFRKGRRRNHGQVISSHTNSFKGQHPLISYEELLRATENFSSSNLIGTGSSASVFKGVLTNGVAVAIKVLNLGIHGAAKSFLAECEALKNAKHRNLVKLVTSCTSIDFENRDFIALVYEFMSGGSLEDLIHGSGDLTILGLVHLQSLQLDRLNIAMDVASAVDYLHNDCQPPVVHCDLKPSNVLLDEEMNIAKVGDFGLAKLTVDQEPSSSTKWIKGSIGYIPPEYGYGGRASTRGDVYSYGVMLLELLTGKRPTNEAFQQSLSLEKWVRMAFPDRIMEVMDPKLGTSYELTTNGELMISSEKQEGCMISMVSVGLACATDSPEARVGIRDVIEQLKVIKNTLMNPDLDF; via the exons ATGGATGGGAATCATATCTTTGGTAGCATACCAAAATCTGTAGGTCAACTTACAAGCTTGACATCGCTCAACATCAACCACAACTTGATCTCTAGTGAAATCCCAGCAGAGTTCAGTAGACTCAGTAAACTTCAAATCCTGCTTCTGGCGGGGAACCAGATTCAAGGCCCAATTCCAGCAGTGCTTGGTAATCTAAGCGAAATCACGGTGCTTGATTTGTCGGGTAATATTCTTGGACGAAGTATACCAGCCACTTTTGCTAATTACCAGAGATTGCAATCACTTGATCTATCAAACAACAAATTCAATGGAAGTATTCCAAAAGAGATCTTTTCCATTTCTAGTCTCAGCTCTCTACTGAATCTTTCAAGGAACCAACTTTCAGGCCGTTTGCCAGAGGAGATTGAAAGAATGGAGAATGTTGTCATTGTTGATCTTTCCGATAACTTGTTATCTGGTGATATTCCTGAATCCATTGGAAAGTGTCATAGCTTGCAAGTTTTTTCCATGTCCAACAACTCATTCACAGGGTTTATACCTGAACAAATCTCCAATTTGAAAGGTTTGCAGAGTCTTGACCTTTCTTCCAACCAACTCTCAGGGATTATTCCTAGTGATCTCGGTAAACTTGGAGGTCTCCAATTCTTGAACCTCTCATTCAATGATCTCCAAGGAGTGATACCAAATGAAGGCATCTTTAAAAATGCTTCTTCTGTTCATCTCCAAGGAAACAGTAAGCTTTGCAATTTATCTTCACCTAATTGGTGCCAACAAAGTAGCAAAGGTGGAGGGAAGAAGAATACTTCACGTCTCATTGTTctgtttgttgtaattttttttgtgaccTGCAGCATGCTTGTACTTGTAGTATGGTTAGTGTTTTTcaggaagggaagaagaagaaaccatGGACAAGTTATCTCTTCACATACAAACTCATTCAAGGGTCAACACCCTCTGATTTCCTATGAAGAGCTTCTCCGAGCAACCGAAAACTTCAGTTCAAGCAATCTCATAGGCACCGGAAGCTCGGCCTCTGTTTTTAAAGGTGTTCTTACTAATGGCGTGGCAGTTGCCATCAAAGTCTTGAATCTCGGAATCCATGGCGCTGCCAAGAGCTTCCTGGCCGAATGCGAAGCTCTGAAGAACGCAAAGCATCGAAATCTAGTGAAGTTGGTGACATCATGCACCAGTATAGACTTTGAGAACAGAGACTTCATTGCATTAGTTTATGAGTTCATGAGTGGTGGAAGCTTGGAGGATCTCATTCATGGATCAGGAGACCTCACCATACTT gggttagttcatttgcaatcattacaactTGATAGGTTGAACATTGCCATGGATGTAGCTAGTGCAGTAGATTATCTACACAATGACTGCCAACCTCCAGTAGTGCACTGTGACCTGAAGCCAAGCAATGTATTGTTGGATGAAGAGATGAATATTGCAAAGGTTGGAGACTTTGGATTGGCAAAGTTGACGGTTGATCAGGAGCCAAGCTCTTCTACCAAATGGATCAAAGGTTCCATTGGATACATACCTCCTG AGTATGGCTATGGAGGAAGAGCATCAACCAGAGGAGATGTTTATAGTTATGGAGTGATGTTACTTGAGCTTCTCACAGGGAAGAGACCAACCAATGAGGCCTTTCAACAGAGCTTGAGTTTAGAGAAATGGGTACGCATGGCATTCCCTGATAGAATCATGGAGGTAATGGACCCTAAACTTGGTACCAGCTATGAACTGACAACTAATGGAGAGTTGATGATAAGCTCAGAGAAGCAGGAAGGGTGCATGATCTCCATGGTTAGTGTTGGGTTGGCATGTGCCACGGACTCACCTGAAGCTCGTGTTGGCATTAGAGATGTCATCGAACAACTCAAAGTCATCAAGAATACTCTCATGAACCCAGACCTTGATTTCTAA
- the LOC120275285 gene encoding LRR receptor-like serine/threonine-protein kinase EFR — translation MNFPFIHSFATFLLIFSASQAIQSSSFNIQTDKEALLSLKALITDPTSSLSSWNETTTVCKWHGVSCNRAQQRVSGLDLQGLGLQGSISPHISNLSSLTFLNLQDNQLSGTIPSQLGSLSSLNILNISSNLINGLIPQTILNCHELTVLDLSNNLITGSIPQNLESLSKLQIMKLGQNRLNGVIPNSIGNISSLTFLDLGTNTLTGSIPNELGLLHKLKHLELSINNLTGSVPPSLYNVSSLVLFALQSNHLHGDIPADVGFRLPNLLFFHFSFNEFTGKISPSLHNVTKIQSIRMSYNFLVGSVPPGLNMLSELTMYKIGHNRLVSTDTTSPDHSLHLISSLTNSSKLEFLAIGGNPF, via the coding sequence ATGAATTTCCCATTTATTCATAGCTTCGCTACttttcttctcatcttctcTGCATCCCAAGCAATCCAATCATCTTCTTTTAACATCCAAACTGATAAAGAAGCTTTACTATCACTGAAAGCTCTCATCACTGATCCCACAAGTTCACTATCTTCATGGAATGAGACCACAACAGTCTGCAAATGGCATGGAGTCTCCTGCAACAGAGCACAGCAGAGAGTCTCTGGGCTAGACTTGCAAGGCCTTGGACTGCAAGGCTCCATAAGTCCTCATATTAGCAACCTATCCTCTCTCACCTTCCTAAATCTTCAAGACAACCAACTCTCTGGTACCATTCCTTCTCAACTTGGCTCTCTCTCCTCTTTAAACATCCTCAACATAAGCTCCAACCTCATCAATGGCCTCATCCCACAAACCATACTCAACTGCCATGAACTCACTGTCCTTGATTTGTCTAACAACCTCATCACAGGCAGTATCCCTCAAAACCTTGAGTCACTGTCAAAGCTTCAAATCATGAAGTTAGGACAGAATAGGTTAAATGGAGTTATCCCAAATTCCATAGGAAACATTTCATCTCTTACCTTTCTTGACTTGGGCACCAACACACTCACTGGTTCCATACCAAATGAGTTGGGACTTCTCCACAAACTGAAACACTTGGAACTGTCAATAAACAATCTCACTGGCAGTGTCCCCCCATCATTGTACAATGTTTCATCACTTGTTTTATTTGCTCTTCAATCCAACCACTTGCATGGTGACATCCCTGCTGATGTTGGTTTTAGACTTCCAAATCTCTTGTTTTTCCACTTCTCTTTCAATGAATTCACTGGTAAAATATCACCTTCACTTCACAATGTCACCAAGATACAAAGCATCAGAATGTCTTATAATTTTCTTGTTGGCTCTGTGCCTCCAGGACTAAACATGCTGTCTGAGCTCACCATGTATAAAATTGGCCACAATAGACTTGTTTCCACTGATACTACATCACCTGATCATAGCCTCCATCTTATCTCCTCCTTGACAAACAGCTCTAAGCTTGAATTCCTTGCTATTGGTGGAAACCCTTTTTGA